Part of the Fundidesulfovibrio terrae genome is shown below.
TCCCGCCGGGAGATGCCCGGGCTCTCCAGGCTGGTCAAGCCGCGCACGCCCTTGCGCGGTGCGTCCTGGCTCAAGCACGCGGCCAAGACCCTGGTGGCGGACGTGGAGCGCCTGTCGGAGCTGGTCAGCTCCGTGGAGAGCGACCGCAAAGGCATACCGGTGCTGCTGCGCCAGTACCTGAAGCTCGGGGGCAAGCTCCTGGCCTTCAACGTGGACCGCGGCTTCAGCGACGCCCTGGACGGGCTCATCGTGGTGGACCTCCTGGAGACGGACCGCAAGCAGCTGGAGCGCTATATGGGCAAGGCAGGGCTGGCCGGGTTCCTCGAATTCCACCAGGGCGGATTCAGGCGAAGCGCCTGATTAACGAATTCGTAAAAAATAATTCCAGGGCCTCGTCGGGCTTCCGGCGAGGCCCTGCCTCGTTTTATGAGACATTATGTCCGCCAAAGGATTTGTCCGTCGTTTTTCGTGATTGCCATGTGACAATTTTGTAGTTAGGGTTTTCTTGCGGAACAGGGCAGGTTTCGAAAAACGGCCCCCAACAATCCGCTCGGGAAAGCCATGAACACCGTCTGCCAGCTCGAACTCAAGGTTCTTTACGAAATTTCGCAAATCATAGGTCAAGCTCTGGAGCTGGACCAGACCATCGGCGAGATACTGCGCATCCTCTCGGAAACAATGGAGATGAAGCGAGCCACCGTCACTCTTCTGGACGAAGAGACCAGCCTGCTCACCATCCGCGCCTCGCACGGCCTGTCCTCCGAAGAGAAAAAGCGCGGCGTCTACAAGCTCGACGAGGGGGTCACGGGGCGCATCTTCCAGACCGGCAAGCCCTTCGTGGTGCCGGACATCGCCAAGGAACCCCTGTTCCTGGACCGCACCCAGTCCCGCCGCCTGGAGCGCGGGCGCATCGCCTTCCTGGGCGTGCCCATCCTGCTCAAGGGCCAGACAGTGGGCGTGCTCACCGTGGACAGAATCTTCGGTGACGACGTCTCCTTCGAGGAGGACGTGCGCTTTTTGTCCATCGTCACCGCGCTCATCAGCCAGTTCGTGCAGCTGGGCAAGCTGGTGCGTGCCCGCGAGGAGAACCTGCGCCGCGAGAACCTCTCGCTTCGCTTCAAGCTCTCCAAGAGTTACCACCGTTTCTTCATCGTGGGCCAGTCCCAGCCCATGACCCGCGTGCACCAGATGATCGAGAAGGTGGCCCCCACCCGGGCCACGGTGCTGCTGCTCGGCGAATCGGGCACGGGCAAGACCCTCACCGCCCGCATGATCCATGAACTCTCGGACCGGGCCAAGTACCCCTTCATCAAGGTCAACTGCGCGGCCATCCCCGAGAACCTCCTGGAGTCGGAACTCTTCGGCTACGAAAAGGGAGCCTTCACCGGTGCGGCCGCGCCCAAGCCGGGCCGCTTCGAGGAGGCCGACAAGGGCACCATCTTCCTGGACGAGATCGGGGAACTCCCGGGGGGCATCCAGTCCAAGCTGCTCCGCTTCCTGCAGGAGCGCGAGTTCGAGCGCCTGGGCGGGATCAAGACCCGCAAGGTGGACGTGCGCATCATCGCCGCCACCAACCGCGACCTGGCCGAGGCCGTCACCCTGGGCGAGTTCCGCGAGGACCTCTTCTACCGGCTGAACGTCTTCCCCGTGCTGGTGCCGTCGCTGCGCGAGCGCCGCGAGGACATCCCGGCGCTGCTCAACCACTTCCTGGACAAGCTCTCGCGCGAATACGGGCGCAGGCTCTCCTTCTCGCCGCGCGCCCTGGACGCCTTGGTCAAGTACGACTGGCCCGGCAACGTGCGCGAGATGGAAAACCTGGTGGAGCGCCTCTCCATCATGGTGGAGGACGAACGCATCGACCTGGGCGATATCCCGCCGTACTTCTTCACCGCGGGCAAGCCCGTGGCCCACGCTCCCCAGGACGGGCAGGGGAGCCTCAAGGACATGGAGAAGCGCGAGGTCGTGGGCGCGCTGGAGCGCCACAACTGGGTGCAGTCGCGCGCCGCCCGGGAGCTGGGGCTCACCCTCCGCCAGATGGGCTACCGCATCAAGAAGTTCGGCCTGGAGCGCATGGTCAACGAGAGAAAAGGGCGGGAGCCCGGGCTGGAGATGAATTAGAAGAGAGGGAAAGAGCCTCCGGCGGCCAAAGGGACCAGTCCCTTTGGAATCCCCTCTCGCTTCGCGTCGATCGATATGGAGACGGCCTAGAACGCCTTGATCATCCAGGCTCCCACTGCCAGCAGCACCACGCCGACGATGCGCCACGGGCTCACGGCGTGCTCCGGAAAGCCGATGGCCCCGAAATGGTCCAGCAGCAGCGAGGCCGTAAGCTGCCCCGCCAGGATGAAGGCCGTCATGGTGGCCGCGCCGATCCTGGGTCCCAGGTAGATGGTGGTGGCCACGAAAAAGGCCCCGAACGCCCCGCCGATCCAGAGCACCGGCGGAATCTTGGACATCTCGGCCAGGCTCGGCCACTGGTGGCGCAGCGCCAGGCAGTAGGCGAGCAGCACCACCGTGCCCACGACGAACGAGATGAAGGCCGCCTGGGTGGGGTCGGACAGGTGCTGGCGCAGCAGCATGTTAAGCCCCGCCTGCACCGGGACGAGAGCCCCGGCCAGTACGGCCATGAGCACGAGAAGCATTTCCATGGGCGTCTCCCTTTGTCATGGGTGCGAGCACCGCGCTAGGCGGGGTGCTCAGCTCCGGTGAGACGAAGTCCCCCAATCTCGCCCTTTGGTCAATCCCTTGACGAGGCGCCGGGACGGGGTCATGCCTCAGGCCGGAGGATGTCATGAAAGACAAGTTCGATCTCTTCTTCAAGGCCGCGCTGCTGGTCCTGCTGGCGATTCTCGTGTGGGCCTACGCCGAGGGGCGCTCCGTGGGACGCTATGCGTACTTCCGCGACGGCGAGCTGGAATACGTCCTGGATACGAGCACGGGCATGGTCTACCAGGGCGGATACGCCATGAACCACCTGACGGGCCAGGAAGGGCCGGTGGTCAAGAAGGACGGTGCTCGCCAGTAGGCCCGTGGGCGTGAATCCGGCGCGCCATGGCGCGCGACATCGTACGGCGCATGCGTGCCGCCCTTGGAGGTTTTGGCTGCACGGTGGCAGACGCAGGCGGCAATACAGTACGGGAGGAGCGGTGAAATGCGCGTGCCGGACGCGAATGCGCCCGGCACGTGGTGAAGGCTAGGACGCGGGCCTTGGCGGTCCGCGATCCGGGAGCGCCGGGAAGGCGTTCCCGGCGGTCGGTCACTGCTGCATGTTGGTGATGCGCCAGGTGCCGTCGGGCTGGCGGCAGGCGGTGCCGCGGCCGGTCTCACGCTTGCCGTCGATGTAGATGGTCTGGGTGAACTCGCGGCAGGGGGTGCCCGCGGGCTCGTAATAGGTTCTCACCGGGGTCATGGTGTTTTCGCTGTTGGTGTTGGGGTTGTGCCAGGCAACGGGCTTGTTGTCCCGGCCCGTTTCCAGCGCGTAGGCCGCCTGCTTGCGGTCGTAGTCGTCCCACAGGCTGCCCAGGTAGCCGCCCACGGCCGCGCCCACGATCACGCCCAGGATCGTACCCATCACCCGTCCGGCGGGATCGTTTCCGCCGATGGCCTGGCCGGCCACCGCGCCGCCCGCTCCGCCCACCACCATGCCCACGTCGCGCTTGGTGATCTGGCCGTCAGGAGCGCAGGCGGCTAGAAGCTGCAGACAAAACACGAACAGAATCACTTTGGCCATGTGCTTCACGACCGTCCTCCTCAAGGGGAAATTGCGCGGCCTATACGCCAGGCTTCCCATGTTGGCTACTGAAAGTGTGTTCATCTTGCGCGGTTATCCCGAAATGGTCACCGCGCGCTTCTCCAAAAACTTGACCGGGTTGTAGCTGGACTTGGCCTTGCGCAACCCCTCGTCGCCCAGGTCCTGCTCGCGGTTGACGAACTGGTAGTCCTGCCCCTGGTTCTCCAGGAACATCTGGTTGATGGCCTGGTACACGCCCTTGAACCCGGTGTGGCCCTTCTCGAAGTGGATCACCAGCATGGTGTCGTCCAGGGCCTCGGCCACGGTGTAGGCGATCATGCGCCCGTCCACCCGGATGGCCCCGCCCAGCAGGTTGGTCAGGCGGTCCCAGTCCTTGACCACGCGGGCGATGGCCCGGTTCTCGGCCGCAAGCGTGGCGTCGCACTCGGCCTCGCGCCACATGCACCACTCCATCTGCATCTGGAGCACCTCCTCGATGCAGTCGGCCGTGAGCGGATGGTACTCGAAGGAGTAGGACTTGGTGAACTGCGAGAGCAGGTTCTTCTTCTTGTGGAAGCGGTTGCCCGAGAGTTTGACGAGTTCCGGCACCGAGTAGACGTAGTCCCAGTGCTCGCGGGCGTCCGAAACCGCCACCCGGCCCGGCAGGGCGGCCTGCCAGGTGGCGGCCAGGCACTCGGGCACGCGGATGAACGAGCCGCCCTTGGCCAGGGTGGGGCACTTGGCCCAATCCACGCTGTTCCAGGGGCCCACCGGAGCCCAGTAGGTCGTGGTGGGCTTGGTCTGGCGCAGCCACACATGGGTGTCGCCGAAGGACCATTCCAGTCCGTATTCCTCGCACCAGCCCCACAGGTTGGCGAAGGAGTAGTCGGAAACTTTCTGCGGGCAGGCGGCCAGACAGGCCAGGTACTTTTCCCTGCCGTCCAGGGAGAGGGGAACGTATTCTCTATTCACGGTTGTTCCTGGATTTGATCATGGAGAAACGCGACCAGTCCTTGAACTGGTACGCCATAAGCAGCGCCGTGGCCTGGAAAGCCTGCGACACCAGCATGGAAAACCACACGCCGTCGGCCGTGCCCCAAGCCTTCCACCCGAGCCACCACGCCACGGGCAGCCGCACCAGCCAGATGGACACGCCGAATACGATCAGGTTGTACACCGTGGCCCCGGCTCCGGTCAAAGCTCCGGCCAGGATCATGCTGGTGCAGGTGAAGGGCACCGCCATCAGGTTGTAGCGCAGGTAGCTCACGGCCTGGGCCGCTACTCCCGCATCCGGGGCGAACGCCCAGGAGAGTTGGGGCAAGAAGGGCCACAGGCAGGCCGCAAGAAGCGTCATGGCCGTCATGCCTAAGCCCCAGACCCGGTAGCCCATGCGTTTGGCCTCGGCGGCGTCGCCTCTGCCCAGGGCGTGCCCCACCAGCACCGAGGCCGACAGGTTGAAGGCGAACGCGGGCAGGAACACTCCCGACTCGATGCGCGCCCCTCCGGCGAACCCGGCCAGGGCCTCCACCCCACCCGAAGGCAGCCCGCCGGTGATGGCCAGGAGCACCAGATAACCCGTGTGCCACACCACCTGCATGAGCCCCGAGGGCCAGGCCACGCGGAACACGTATTTCCAGGCCACCCGCGCCCAGCGCCAGGCCGGGATCATGCCCCGGTTCAGGAGGCCCGCCCGGGCCAGCAGGGCCAGGTTGATGAGGAGCCCTCCGGTCATGGACCAGAACGTGGACCAGGCCACGCCCATGTATCCCATGGCGGGCATGCCCCACCAGCCGAGTCCCAGGCCGAAATCCAGCCAGGCGTTGAGCGCGCAGCTCAGCCCCATGGCGTAGAGCGGGGCCATGACCATCTTGTGGGACCTGAGCACCGCGTTGGTGATGAGAAACAGGTAGTTGATGGGCAAAAGCCACAGCCACAGGCCCAGAATCGAGGCAGCCGGGCCGCGCACCTCGGCGGGGACGTTCAGAAGCGACAGGAAGAGTCCCTTGAGGGGCAGCCCCAAGGCCACGATCACCCCGGAGAGCAGCACGCCGGACAGGAGGCACAGCCCGCCGAAGCGCGCCGCGCGCAGCTTCCGGCCCGCGCCCAGCGACTGGCTGAGCGCCGCCACCGACCCGTTGGCCACGGCGATGGCCACCGTGAGGAAGAAGAACAGCGCCTGGCTCACCAGCCCCATGGCCGCCTGGGCTTCGCGCCCGATGCGGCCGCACACGTACACATCGGCCACGCCGATGAGGAACTGGAACACCATCATCAGGATCTGGGGCCAGGTGAGCTGCCAGATGGAGCGGTAGGGGCTTGCGGCGGTGGTCATGGCGGTTCTGGGGTACGTATGTCCAGGGTTTGGGTCAACGGGGATTGTGCGAGGGTTTCATTTATGTTAGCCCCGACACAGATATGTTAACACAGGCATAAACAAGTCAAGGGAGGCCCCGGTG
Proteins encoded:
- a CDS encoding sigma 54-interacting transcriptional regulator, which produces MNTVCQLELKVLYEISQIIGQALELDQTIGEILRILSETMEMKRATVTLLDEETSLLTIRASHGLSSEEKKRGVYKLDEGVTGRIFQTGKPFVVPDIAKEPLFLDRTQSRRLERGRIAFLGVPILLKGQTVGVLTVDRIFGDDVSFEEDVRFLSIVTALISQFVQLGKLVRAREENLRRENLSLRFKLSKSYHRFFIVGQSQPMTRVHQMIEKVAPTRATVLLLGESGTGKTLTARMIHELSDRAKYPFIKVNCAAIPENLLESELFGYEKGAFTGAAAPKPGRFEEADKGTIFLDEIGELPGGIQSKLLRFLQEREFERLGGIKTRKVDVRIIAATNRDLAEAVTLGEFREDLFYRLNVFPVLVPSLRERREDIPALLNHFLDKLSREYGRRLSFSPRALDALVKYDWPGNVREMENLVERLSIMVEDERIDLGDIPPYFFTAGKPVAHAPQDGQGSLKDMEKREVVGALERHNWVQSRAARELGLTLRQMGYRIKKFGLERMVNERKGREPGLEMN
- a CDS encoding DMT family transporter — protein: MEMLLVLMAVLAGALVPVQAGLNMLLRQHLSDPTQAAFISFVVGTVVLLAYCLALRHQWPSLAEMSKIPPVLWIGGAFGAFFVATTIYLGPRIGAATMTAFILAGQLTASLLLDHFGAIGFPEHAVSPWRIVGVVLLAVGAWMIKAF
- a CDS encoding RT0821/Lpp0805 family surface protein; amino-acid sequence: MAKVILFVFCLQLLAACAPDGQITKRDVGMVVGGAGGAVAGQAIGGNDPAGRVMGTILGVIVGAAVGGYLGSLWDDYDRKQAAYALETGRDNKPVAWHNPNTNSENTMTPVRTYYEPAGTPCREFTQTIYIDGKRETGRGTACRQPDGTWRITNMQQ
- a CDS encoding DUF2156 domain-containing protein — encoded protein: MNREYVPLSLDGREKYLACLAACPQKVSDYSFANLWGWCEEYGLEWSFGDTHVWLRQTKPTTTYWAPVGPWNSVDWAKCPTLAKGGSFIRVPECLAATWQAALPGRVAVSDAREHWDYVYSVPELVKLSGNRFHKKKNLLSQFTKSYSFEYHPLTADCIEEVLQMQMEWCMWREAECDATLAAENRAIARVVKDWDRLTNLLGGAIRVDGRMIAYTVAEALDDTMLVIHFEKGHTGFKGVYQAINQMFLENQGQDYQFVNREQDLGDEGLRKAKSSYNPVKFLEKRAVTISG
- a CDS encoding MATE family efflux transporter; protein product: MTTAASPYRSIWQLTWPQILMMVFQFLIGVADVYVCGRIGREAQAAMGLVSQALFFFLTVAIAVANGSVAALSQSLGAGRKLRAARFGGLCLLSGVLLSGVIVALGLPLKGLFLSLLNVPAEVRGPAASILGLWLWLLPINYLFLITNAVLRSHKMVMAPLYAMGLSCALNAWLDFGLGLGWWGMPAMGYMGVAWSTFWSMTGGLLINLALLARAGLLNRGMIPAWRWARVAWKYVFRVAWPSGLMQVVWHTGYLVLLAITGGLPSGGVEALAGFAGGARIESGVFLPAFAFNLSASVLVGHALGRGDAAEAKRMGYRVWGLGMTAMTLLAACLWPFLPQLSWAFAPDAGVAAQAVSYLRYNLMAVPFTCTSMILAGALTGAGATVYNLIVFGVSIWLVRLPVAWWLGWKAWGTADGVWFSMLVSQAFQATALLMAYQFKDWSRFSMIKSRNNRE